Proteins from one Myxococcota bacterium genomic window:
- the coaD gene encoding pantetheine-phosphate adenylyltransferase — MSEKRVAVYPASFDPMTNGHLDLVHRAARLFDEVVVAVATNVDKSGGTFPVDERVAMIKHAVGGLPNVRVDIIQTLLVDYLRRIGARIVIRGLRALADFEYEFEMALMNTHMFPEIETVFLMTSERWFYVSASRVRELVRFGADVSEFVPAEVAQKLRERIGPKKKG; from the coding sequence ATGAGCGAGAAGCGCGTCGCGGTGTATCCCGCGAGCTTCGATCCGATGACGAACGGACACCTCGACCTGGTCCACCGCGCGGCGCGCCTGTTCGACGAGGTGGTCGTGGCCGTCGCGACCAACGTCGACAAGAGCGGCGGCACGTTCCCCGTCGACGAGCGCGTGGCGATGATCAAGCACGCCGTGGGCGGACTGCCCAACGTGCGGGTCGACATCATCCAGACACTCCTGGTCGACTATCTGCGCAGGATCGGCGCGCGCATCGTGATTCGCGGGCTGCGCGCGCTCGCCGACTTCGAGTACGAGTTCGAGATGGCGCTGATGAATACGCACATGTTCCCCGAGATCGAGACCGTGTTCCTGATGACGAGCGAGCGCTGGTTCTACGTGAGCGCCTCGCGCGTGCGCGAGCTGGTGCGCTTCGGCGCCGACGTGAGCGAGTTCGTACCCGCCGAGGTGGCGCAGAAGCTGCGCGAGCGGATCGGGCCGAAAAAGAAGGGCTAG
- a CDS encoding lytic transglycosylase domain-containing protein has translation MQRPKLAIVVLSLCCALSCSLRHDVPTPDPSEPQAVATAPTPEAQTTAEIETLLSGYMTGLAPFELRRTAQAIVRESKRNRIDVRLVLAVMNTESGYYNFARSPVGALGLMQIMPATGEMLADEAGVDWSGPDDLFAPELNVRLGTRYLAILHARYGTWQKALAAYNWGPAAIDKRLADGDRVPEVYVQQVYARLK, from the coding sequence ATGCAGAGACCCAAGCTCGCGATCGTGGTCCTGTCTCTCTGCTGCGCGCTGTCGTGCTCGCTGCGCCACGACGTGCCGACGCCCGACCCGTCCGAGCCGCAGGCCGTCGCCACGGCGCCGACGCCCGAGGCGCAGACCACCGCCGAGATCGAGACACTCCTGTCCGGCTACATGACCGGGCTCGCGCCGTTCGAGCTGCGCCGCACCGCCCAGGCGATCGTGCGCGAGTCGAAGCGCAACCGCATCGACGTGCGCCTGGTGCTCGCGGTCATGAACACCGAGAGCGGTTACTACAACTTCGCGCGCTCGCCCGTGGGCGCGCTCGGCCTGATGCAGATCATGCCCGCGACCGGCGAGATGCTCGCCGACGAGGCCGGCGTCGACTGGTCGGGCCCGGACGACCTGTTCGCGCCCGAGCTCAACGTGCGGCTCGGCACGCGCTATCTCGCGATCCTGCACGCGCGCTACGGCACCTGGCAGAAGGCGCTCGCCGCCTACAACTGGGGCCCGGCCGCGATCGACAAGAGACTCGCCGACGGCGACCGCGTGCCCGAGGTGTACGTGCAACAGGTCTACGCGCGCCTGAAGTGA
- a CDS encoding helix-turn-helix domain-containing protein — protein sequence MAAKKSQGAGNSKATIEKQKKLVSARLAQVRGSRSQRSFARELGVFQQNVNRYESGTTPHADFLITLAVREGVSLDWLLLGKGGRSRR from the coding sequence ATGGCGGCGAAGAAGAGTCAGGGCGCCGGGAACTCGAAGGCGACGATCGAGAAGCAGAAGAAGCTCGTGTCTGCTCGCCTCGCCCAGGTTCGCGGCAGCCGCTCTCAGCGCTCCTTCGCCCGCGAGCTCGGAGTGTTTCAGCAGAACGTGAACCGCTACGAGAGCGGCACGACGCCGCACGCCGACTTCCTGATCACGCTCGCGGTCCGCGAGGGCGTCTCGCTCGATTGGCTCCTGCTCGGCAAGGGCGGCCGCTCGCGCCGCTGA
- the rsmD gene encoding 16S rRNA (guanine(966)-N(2))-methyltransferase RsmD, with protein sequence MLAKVHDGSRHLRRDFPTRALVARRCRSARRLDLHGALLIRCATLRSVETGSGISMRVVAGELRGRRLVSAAGRETRPTSERARAGLFDWLGPRVADARVLDLFAGSGALGIEALSRGAREAVFVERSRAALRALRTNLEELGVAGRGEVVERDLARGLGARVVEGPAFDLVLADPPYGGGWLARLLGCETLPRLLNPDAVVIAERSTRGAAEPETGRLRLRGTKSYGETAFDWYDNTAPDEGAERGRAEE encoded by the coding sequence ATGCTAGCGAAGGTACACGACGGTTCAAGACATTTGCGACGTGATTTTCCGACGCGTGCGCTAGTTGCCCGTCGGTGTAGGTCTGCGCGCCGCCTTGACCTGCACGGAGCGCTGTTGATACGGTGCGCGACGCTTCGGTCCGTCGAGACGGGGAGCGGAATTTCGATGCGCGTCGTTGCGGGAGAGCTGCGAGGGCGACGCCTAGTCTCCGCCGCGGGCCGCGAGACACGACCGACCTCCGAGCGCGCGCGCGCCGGACTGTTCGACTGGCTCGGACCGCGCGTGGCCGACGCTCGCGTGCTCGACCTGTTCGCCGGCAGCGGCGCGCTCGGCATCGAGGCGCTGTCGCGCGGCGCGCGCGAGGCCGTATTCGTGGAGCGCTCGCGCGCCGCGCTGCGCGCGCTGCGCACGAACCTCGAGGAGCTGGGCGTCGCCGGGCGCGGGGAGGTCGTCGAGCGCGACCTGGCCCGCGGGCTGGGCGCGCGTGTGGTCGAGGGCCCCGCTTTCGACCTCGTGCTCGCCGATCCGCCCTACGGCGGCGGCTGGCTCGCACGCCTGCTCGGATGTGAGACGCTTCCCAGGCTCCTGAATCCCGACGCCGTGGTCATCGCCGAGCGCTCGACGCGCGGCGCCGCGGAGCCCGAGACCGGGCGGCTGCGGCTGCGGGGAACCAAGAGCTACGGCGAGACGGCGTTCGACTGGTACGACAACACGGCTCCCGACGAAGGGGCGGAGCGGGGAAGGGCGGAAGAATGA